One Schistocerca piceifrons isolate TAMUIC-IGC-003096 chromosome 11, iqSchPice1.1, whole genome shotgun sequence genomic window carries:
- the LOC124720157 gene encoding uncharacterized protein LOC124720157 codes for MPRSSKVFKKVRKCQASRCSKDNLKTSPIITNGNDTSTKKASASRRKIDSCQSLDDCGSDTQATSGFRLIDLKILSDIISSACVCADCGAKSLRLYDEENRIGIVCMLHLTCESCHSDTAFRTSASSNRIYEANMRLIYGMRCLGIGREGTRLFCGIMNMPQPSARYTTGNKTLLSALQEEVEENLKSSAKEAVKMNSELKTEADNTPDTDLCVSCDGTWMKRGHTSLYGVSSVISVDTGKILDVQVMSKYCYSCVLGKRAGEVEENKWQVEHKKVCCRNYSGSSGGMEPAAMKLMFHRSVEKYGVRYTKYLGDGDSSSFKTVLESEPYGPHCAIEKLECVGHVQKRMGGRLLKLKRELKGRKLEDGKLLGGPNRLTDKEIHSLQVYYGKAIRDNSGNLNNMQKAVWSIYFHKLSTDDKPVHNLCDISWCKFKQAERDGMNYSHKHSLPVAVLSAIKPTFRCLAEPDLLRKCVHGKTQNPNESYNSLIWKRCPKTTFVSTIIVEIAAYDACLVFNNGNLGRIKTLQRLGFHPGAFTYSILKDIDDKRVAAADITANKIEQQVNQRRQAKKRLLADEEEYAYGLH; via the coding sequence ATGCCGCGTTCTAGTAAGGTGTTTAAAAAGGTTAGAAAGTGTCAAGCTTCTCGATGTAGTAAAGACAACTTGAAAACCAGCCCCATAATAACAAATGGAAACGATACTTCAACCAAGAAAGCGAGTGCTTCGAGAAGGAAAATTGACAGCTGTCAATCACTTGATGATTGTGGCTCAGACACTCAAGCTACTAGTGGTTTTAGGCTTATTGATTTGAAAATACTATCTGATATTATATCATCTGCTTGTGTATGTGCTGACTGTGGTGCAAAAAGTTTGAGATTATATGACGAAGAAAACAGAATTGGAATAGTGTGTATGTTGCATCTTACTTGTGAAAGCTGTCATTCAGACACTGCTTTTAGAACTTCGGCATCAAGTAACCGGATATATGAAGCAAATATGCGTTTAATATATGGCATGAGATGTTTGGGCATAGGCAGGGAAGGTACCAGACTGTTTTGTGGGATCATGAACATGCCACAACCAAGTGCTAGGTACACCACTGGAAATAAAACACTGCTAAGTGCTCTTCAAGAGGAAGTGGAAGAAAACTTGAAGTCCTCTGCAAAGGAAGCTGTGAAGATGAATAGTGAACTAAAGACAGAAGCAGATAACACGCCAGACACCGATTTGTGTGTGTCATGTGATGGAACGTGGATGAAGCGTGGACATACATCACTGTATGGAGTATCATCTGTCATTAGTGTTGATACTGGAAAAATTCTTGACGTTCAGGTAATGAGCAAATATTGCTATAGCTGTGTACTCGGAAAGAGAGCtggtgaagtggaagaaaataagtggcAGGTTGAACACAAGAAAGTGTGCTGTAGAAATTATTCTGGTTCTAGTGGTGGAATGGAACCTGCAGCTATGAAACTTATGTTCCATCGAAGTGTGGAAAAGTACGGTGTTAGATACacaaaataccttggtgatggtgactcCAGCTCCTTCAAAACTGTTTTGGAAAGTGAACCTTATGGTCCCCATTGTgctatagaaaagttggaatgtgttggacatgtgcaaaaacgaatgggaggcagacttttaaaattgaaacgTGAATTGAAGGGCAGgaaacttgaggatggaaaactttTAGGTGGTCCCAACAGActcacagacaaagaaattcaTTCTTTACAAGTGTACTATGGCAAGGCAATAAGGGACAACAGTGGAAATTTGAATAACATGCAGAAGGCTGTGTGgtctatttattttcataaactatCCACAGATGACAAACCTGTACataatttgtgtgacatatcgtggTGCAAATTCAAGCAGGCTGAGCGTGATGGCATGAActattcacacaagcacagtttACCTGTGGCTGTTTTAAGTGCTATAAAACCAACATTTAGGTGTTTAGCAGAGCCAGACCTCCTACGAAAGTGTgtgcatggaaagacacaaaaccctaatgaaagttacaactcACTGATTTGGAAACGTTGCCcaaaaacaacatttgtttcaacaattattgttgaaattgctgcatatgatgcttgtttagtttttaacaaTGGTAATCTTGGAAGAATAAAAACTCTACAGAGGCTAGGATTTCATCCAGGAGCTTTCACCTATTCAATATTGAAGGACATCGATGACAAAAGAGTTGCTGCGGCTGATATTACAGCCAATAAAATTGAACAGCAGGTTAACCAAAGAAGACAAGCAAAGAAGAGACTGCTTGCAGATGAAGAGGAGTATGCATATGGCTTGCACTAG